The genome window GCATTGCCAAGGGTGAGTTGCTGCCTTCAGAGTTCGCTATTAGAAATATTCTAATCCCTACTGTTGTTTCAGATTTGCTGGATCATCGAGAGACACCTATACTAACCTTTTAGTATTAGATGTGTGCTACGCTTGTGATTTGCTATTATTATGCTTTAAAGTATTACCTATCAAGTCtctttaatttgtaaattatgttAGTTATCTTTTGTGATCTTACGTGAACGAGTGTATCTCAGGTAGCTAACTTCATCTGGCACCTCCCTAACAAATTCCCAATTTGATTTAAGTGCATCTAGCTCGGTTATCCTTGACCAAATGCCAACATATTATATTTCGCTAGGAATCTGGACTAGAGCgttatttactatatattatgTAGATGCGAATTCCCGATTGAAAGTGTGTAGTATAGCAGTACGAGTATAACGAATGCAACGCCAACCTACAAATTTATAAACCACACATATATTATGGTATACTTAATACCAATTACCAAAAATCAAATGTACATGTAatactattatttatatatatatatattatatgacaacatttatactatatacatgcgaatgtatgtacaataatatatgtatatgtatagtgAACAAGTGCgaaacaaagtaaaataaagaattgcgtacaataaatacaatacgAAAACAATCTTTGAGTATCGTCATCAGTGTCAACTTAAGCCGAGGTCTCCTGCCGAGAGTCGTGTACTATATTTAGACGAAGACATTTGCTCTTATCACAGCTGCTTACGCTCCATTAGATAAAACGCGGAAGACATTGCAGAACAAGTGAATTTTCAATACTGGTCATACGAACAAACTCTTTTTTATCCATCCACACAGATCCCGTGGCAGCTGTTCAATCACTAGGAGCAAAGTACATATGCTAATCGATGTACATCCATTGTGAGAGCAGTAATCAGCTGTCGGCTCATTTTGATGATAACTCGAAAAAGCAGTTCAGAAATGGGAATCAGTCTGTTTGTGTGCATTGCCTGAAGCGGTCGCGAcgcgttattattattttgtgttgtattcgagtagaataaaaaaaatatagattaagATTAAGATGTCGCATTCACTGCGGCTGCTTGCCAGCATCATTGTGGTTGCCTGTGTTGTGGCCGACACAATTAGTTCAGCGGCTGGTTGTTCACGGGCTCCCCACACATTTGCCCCACGGTCGACGAACACGCGGCGATAATGGATACAAATTAATTGTGGCTGATGGTCCCAATGGCTATGTGCCTGGCAAGGCATACAACTGTAAGTTAAGGTGGCCTGGTCTAGTCTGGTTTGTCTCACTTGAGATTGAAAGGTTTCATAATCAGCACTGGGGTTACGGGGCCTAATGACCCCATAGATAACAATGGACAGACTCTCAGCACTCGAGCATACAATAATcttgtatatagtattaaatcatttatttattctatgCTGGTGtacaattatttcaatttgtatagTATTATGATTTTAGAAGGCTGCATGTTAAGTGCTTCCATGTAGGATTTCGAAATGGGTTTTAAGTTGGCCGTATTTTAGGAATCCTCTTTCGCACTGTGGACAATAGAAATTATGTAAATGGCTCATCCGATGTTCATTGTAGCGTGATCTGTTAGTGCCGCATTCATCACACCATTCACAATAATACACACATCTGTTAAGTTTGGGCAGAAATCCAAACAATAGTAAGTAATTTTCGGTTGTCGATGAAAGTTCaacctttttaaataatttttgagtgGTTTGATGCGTATACCATTTGCTAATTAAGTTCAAAATGCGCTTCACTTCGCTCACATTTAGATCAGCcttaagaaatttatttgcttgttcCGTGAGCATCGACAATTCACTAGCGATCTTTTGAAATGTCTGCTCAGTTGCACTTTTTTGAAAATTCCATATAATGTCTCGATCCCTCAGTATTTTGCTGAACTTAGTAGCTTTTGAGCGCAAAACCTCGCAAAATTCCACTGGTTTTCGGTCCTCGTAATATGGATCCTTGATAATATTCAACTGCAAATAAATGAGAGCTCAAAAAATGCTGAtcgaaaatgaataaaaaagtCATAACTTACGCCAACAAATTGCAGAAGTACACAATCATCGCGTAATTTAGGATGCGTGGTTTCAACTGATTTTACCTCAATATCTTCCAATCCCAATAGCTCTTCACTTAAGTCCGTCTTAAATATAGTATGCAAAACATTCAGGATATTTTTCCCTGAAAGTAAGTTATTATATGGATAACTTACCTGTTTAACATCAAGCGTTCTGTTAGATGTCGCGTTCTTTGGAAGTTTTCTTTTGGAATTATCATCAAAAATTattgacattttaatttcatcaaTCGATTCAACTAATGATCGTTTACTACTTGATTTAACTTCTGGTTTTGTCGAGATTTGACTTGTTAGCCATTCTGAATATATAGGTCTCCTGGGTGGTTTGTTATTCCACATCGCCGGATTTGACCTGTCAGAAAAAGATTCCCGAAGAGGGTTTTGCTTTTTCACTTCTAATGTAGAAGTTTCCTTAGTTGTGCTTTTAGAAGTTTTgaggaaatttaaatcaatattcgGCAAGTACTCAATTTTATCAATAATTATAGAAGACAAATTTCGATGGGTTTTGTAGTCCAGCTTAAAAGAAGAATCGGTCTTTAATGAATTGGTTTCAGTCATTATTAATGACCTTTTCAGTTTGGGTTTGGTTCTTTTCTCTCCGCTATTCATTGTTAAAAGATTGTAGAATGTTGGCTTATTACGACTCACGGGAGTCTCTAGATCATGTTGACCAgtatttttcttctcttttaatagctttatattattttctttcatCTTAGGTATGTTTTTCTGCGGTACATAGACCTCTTGCGCCAATTCtgcatttttgtgtgtattaaCAATGTTAACTTTTTTAAGTCTGAATGAATTAACGTTATTTTCGTCCTGAATTTCAGTTGATGCAGTAATTCCAGCATTTAGTTCCTCTTTGGTATTATTTATTCGCTTAATCTTTTTATGAGTTATGGATGTGGAAAATTCCTTCGCTACTTCTGAGGCTCCATCTTTTTGAAGAGTCAGTTGTCTTTCACACTTAATTTCTATCCCAGGTTTCAGAGCTAGTGATTTATCATATCCAATGAGAAGAGTATTATTAAGTTCAGCACCTTGACGACACATTTCTGTGCCGGAAATTTGATTGCCTTTGACAAGGTTGTTCTCCTTTAGTATGTTGATTTGTAATGTATTAGCATCTAGTCCAATTTCCATGTCATTAATCTGTTTATCTGTTTCTTCGTTTATAATAACATGTGAATCAACCttatcgtcgtcgtcttcaAGGGACATTATTTCATCCATCGTATACACGTTGTGTTCTCTTGGAAATTCAAGAATGTCGCAGTGCATCTTCTGCAAGTGATGCAAAAATTCAATCACACTGTTGAATATGTCACAACAAAACTGACACGACAATCCCACgatattttcttttcgtgATACTACCACATCGCCGCATTTTTCGAAATTTACACATGTTTCTAATAGAAGATTAGCAAACAAACTCATCTCGCTTATAATTGCTTTcgttaattttcaaataatgtGTTGTAAACAAACCGCGGCTGTAGCGATCGCATATTAGAGATGAGAAAATATCGATAAGATATTCGATATCTATGTGATAGTGTGaccaaaaatagaaaaaattaaaaatactttgaggaaatatacttaatttaaaagtatcgtctttgtattttttcttacGGACCCTCGATTATCGGAATAAATAAAGTTCATTTGTAATACGTAGAAAACACTTCAAGtacataaacaatttttcCATCTTTGCCGCATGTTAATCTGCAAAACACCACTTGTCATATCGAAATATACACCAGAATATTCTCGTTTCTTACAAAATTCACGATCAAAGTATCGAGTACAATAACGAAACGGTTATTTGAATTGACtggcgtttttttttctagtaTTACTGCTCGGCTCTCGCACGCATACGAAAATTCAGCACTTCACCCATTTCACCATCGCTGCTGAGGCACACACCGGCGCCAGACGTCCCCAAGTTGCCAGTCCTCGTCGTGTTGGTCGCTTCCAGCTTTTCAGCGATTCGCTTACCAAGTTCAATGATCGCTGCGTGAACACGGTGTCCGAGGCTGACAATCTACCCAAGACTGAGGTGCAGGTTATGTGGGTGGCCCCCGAAGCAGGGTCAGGATGCGTCTCTTTGTCCGCCATGGTGTACGAGGGACCAAGAGCTTGGTTCTCAGATGACGGTCAGCTCACCCAGGTGATTTGTGAGcacaaattaaatgcagcAGATACACAAAAGGAATGCTGCGCCTGTGATGAGGCCAAATACAGCGTAAGCCCTACCCAATTAGTAACAATTCATAGTTTTTTGCTGTACCAtaaattttagtttgtttttgaAGGAATCTGGTCAAACGAGACACATCCTAAGGATTATCCTTTTGCCATCTGGCTAACGCATTTTTCCGACGTGATAGGTGCCTCCCATGAAGCAAACTTTTCCTTCTGGGGCGAAAATCACATTGCGACCGATGGCTTCCGTTCATTGGCTGAATGGGGATCACCAACAGCTTTGGAGACTGAGCTGCGCGCCCACGGTCCAAAGTTACGAACTCTGATTAAGGCTGCAGGACTTTGGTATCCCAATGTCAATCAGAATACATCATCCAAATTCCGTGTTGATCGCAAGCATCCAAAGGTCTCATTAACCTCCATGTTTGGCCCTTCTCCCGACTGGGTAGTTGGTATCAATGGCGTTGACTTGTGTACCTCGGACTGCAGCTGGAAGGAGTCTCTGGATTTCGATTTGTATCCCTGGGATGCCGGCACCGATAGTGGTATATCCTACATGGTCAGTAGAAGTGACATTCCTAAATGTTAAATTACATCCCACACAACTCTATCTTCCATAGTCACCCAATGCTGAGACGCAGCCCAGAGAGCGCATGTATAAAATCACAACAATGTACCCGGAAGATCCACGTGCACCATTTTATAACCCACAGACTCAAAAGATGACACCTTTAGCTAAGCTATATCTGCGCCGCGAAAAGATCGTTTCCCGCAACTGCGACGACGACTTCCTTCAAGCCCTTCAGCTGGAAGTCTCTGACGATGCCGAGGAGCACGATACCAGAGGTAAGATTGAAATCGCATTGATCTAATTTACAGCCATAATTTAGTTTGGGCAATCTTAAGCATACCTGCTAAAGGTCGAATTCATTTTCTATATCTTTACTCCAACTTTGgtaattaatattgaatttataagATTAATATTGAGTGTGATGGGAAAGTTTCAGCCttgaaaatacaattaattaagtGAAAAAAGGAAAGCTTGTTAGGCGCGTCTGGGTCACCATATTTGGAATTTGTAATGGCAATTCTAGAGGTCATCTATTACCATTAATTTTGCTCTCtcaaaaaactttttaattgattaGTCGCATTGTGATTTGCGAGCTAGATAGCATAGTCAAATTAGAATACAATCTCGATCTGCGGAAGATCCTCAGGACTATGGTCCCCAAACTTAATGTCTATGGTTCTCACTGTCTCTAAGATTTAGCTATTTCATAAAAAGTGTTTAGACTGATGGACAAACAAATAGAGATCCAATCACATTTTAGTTTCCAGGAAATTGGAATACCCCATCCATGAAAAGAAAGCTAACTAGTTGTGTGATGTCATTACAGCCGAATGCCGAGTGAACGACTTCGGTGCCTGGAGCCCGTGCTCCGTCACCTGCGGCAAGGGAATCCGCATGCGCAGTCGTCAATATGTGAATGCTGCACACGCTGAGCAAAGCAAGTGCACACGTCAACTGGTGTCCAAGGAAATGTGCGTGGCAAGCTTAGCAGAGTGTCCCAATGGTGCGGGTGCACAAGATCGAGATGAAGATGAAGGCGAGAATCTTGCCAATTCACAGTCGCTGGTAAGCGACAACGGCGAAGGAGCTGGCTTGTGCAAGACTACGCCTTGGAGTGTTTGGTCAGAGTGTTCTGCCACTTGTGGCATTGGCATCACTATGCGTACCCGAACCTTTGTGAATCCCATGGGTCGCAAGCGTTGTCCGCACATTACCATTGTGGAGAAAAACAAGTGTATGCGACCGGATTGCACTTTCGAGCAGGTGGAACTGCCCGATCCCAAGTGCCCGACCACGCAATGGAGTGACTGGAGTCCTTGCTCTGGCTCCTGTGGACGTGGTAGTGCCATACGTAAgcgcttgctgctgcttgaagATGGTCAGGAGAAGGACGACTGCACAAAACGCATGGAGTTGCATCAACAACGCGAGTGCCATCATGCTCTGGACTGTAATATCAACCAGGAAATGGCCAAGGAGATTTGCGTACAGCAGGCCGAAGCAGGTCCTTGCCGTGGCAGTTATCAGCGCTATGCCTACAATCCTGAGTCCGGTCGGTGCGAGGCTTTTACCTACGGCGGCTGTCGTGGCAATCGGAACAATTTCCTCACTGAAAATGACTGTCAGGTGACCTGCAACAAGATCAACGATGGtcagcaggagcaggagcaagaGGTTAATGTGCCAAAGCGTTGCGTCATGTCGGAATGGTCCGACTG of Drosophila nasuta strain 15112-1781.00 chromosome 3, ASM2355853v1, whole genome shotgun sequence contains these proteins:
- the LOC132793347 gene encoding spondin-1 — translated: KYRLRLRCRIHCGCLPASLWLPVLWPTQLVQRLVVHGLPTHLPHGRRTRGDNGYKLIVADGPNGYVPGKAYNLLLLGSRTHTKIQHFTHFTIAAEAHTGARRPQVASPRRVGRFQLFSDSLTKFNDRCVNTVSEADNLPKTEVQVMWVAPEAGSGCVSLSAMVYEGPRAWFSDDGQLTQVICEHKLNAADTQKECCACDEAKYSFVFEGIWSNETHPKDYPFAIWLTHFSDVIGASHEANFSFWGENHIATDGFRSLAEWGSPTALETELRAHGPKLRTLIKAAGLWYPNVNQNTSSKFRVDRKHPKVSLTSMFGPSPDWVVGINGVDLCTSDCSWKESLDFDLYPWDAGTDSGISYMSPNAETQPRERMYKITTMYPEDPRAPFYNPQTQKMTPLAKLYLRREKIVSRNCDDDFLQALQLEVSDDAEEHDTRAECRVNDFGAWSPCSVTCGKGIRMRSRQYVNAAHAEQSKCTRQLVSKEMCVASLAECPNGAGAQDRDEDEGENLANSQSLVSDNGEGAGLCKTTPWSVWSECSATCGIGITMRTRTFVNPMGRKRCPHITIVEKNKCMRPDCTFEQVELPDPKCPTTQWSDWSPCSGSCGRGSAIRKRLLLLEDGQEKDDCTKRMELHQQRECHHALDCNINQEMAKEICVQQAEAGPCRGSYQRYAYNPESGRCEAFTYGGCRGNRNNFLTENDCQVTCNKINDGQQEQEQEVNVPKRCVMSEWSDWTPCSVSCGVGHSQGYRYLVSSHARSGQTCPQRLVKQRLCTMPAC
- the LOC132792142 gene encoding protein teflon, whose protein sequence is MSLFANLLLETCVNFEKCGDVVVSRKENIVGLSCQFCCDIFNSVIEFLHHLQKMHCDILEFPREHNVYTMDEIMSLEDDDDKVDSHVIINEETDKQINDMEIGLDANTLQINILKENNLVKGNQISGTEMCRQGAELNNTLLIGYDKSLALKPGIEIKCERQLTLQKDGASEVAKEFSTSITHKKIKRINNTKEELNAGITASTEIQDENNVNSFRLKKVNIVNTHKNAELAQEVYVPQKNIPKMKENNIKLLKEKKNTGQHDLETPVSRNKPTFYNLLTMNSGEKRTKPKLKRSLIMTETNSLKTDSSFKLDYKTHRNLSSIIIDKIEYLPNIDLNFLKTSKSTTKETSTLEVKKQNPLRESFSDRSNPAMWNNKPPRRPIYSEWLTSQISTKPEVKSSSKRSLVESIDEIKMSIIFDDNSKRKLPKNATSNRTLDVKQTDLSEELLGLEDIEVKSVETTHPKLRDDCVLLQFVGLNIIKDPYYEDRKPVEFCEVLRSKATKFSKILRDRDIIWNFQKSATEQTFQKIASELSMLTEQANKFLKADLNVSEVKRILNLISKWYTHQTTQKLFKKVELSSTTENYLLLFGFLPKLNRCVYYCEWCDECGTNRSRYNEHRMSHLHNFYCPQCERGFLKYGQLKTHFEILHGST